The Candidatus Nitrosocaldus cavascurensis genome segment GTACAACCACATCAAACATAGAGTCTACACATTCGTGACTGGTAGGCTTGTTTTCTTCATTCTGCTTATAGTATGCATGCCTCCTTAATCCTTCCTTATATAATCTGAGACATACTTCTCCATCCATAGCTAATATAACCTCATGGTTTCTCTCCTCTAATGCTATCTTGTATTGAATCGCCGTATCCATCTCATCCTCTGCTATGAGTATCCTCATAGACATGTATCATTCCACATTCATCTTATTAACCTTTTATAACCTGTGGATTGTGTAATGAATATTCTGCCTAAATCTTCATGCTAAATAATATAGATATAATAACTAGAAACATAGTCTCATAGAATTGGTGTTTAAAATAATATATTGAGACCATCGAATTAATATGAAACTTAACGTTCATTAAGATATTATAAAAAATAAAAGGTCTTATATTAGTGATTAGTAGTAAAAGTGATGTATAAAGAGTTAGAGAATAGGCTAGCTGATTCCGTAGTAGAGAATGTTGAGATAAGGCTTATAAGAACATCGAGGTATTCGATAAGGCATAATACTGAACTTGAGATGAATAAGATAAAGGAACTAGCTTCTAGTATACAACAGCATGGACTACTCCAGCCTATACTAGTCAGACCGGTTGAGCATGAGCTTGAGGTGGTAGCAGGGCATAGGAGGCTTCATGCATGTAAATCGTTGAGATGGAGAACTATACCATGTATAATAAGGGAGTTGAATGATAAAGAAGCGTACGAGATACAGCTGGTAGAGAATATTCAAAGACAAACATTAGACCCGCTAGAGGAGGCTGAGGCATTCAGCAAGTATGTCATGGAATATGGCTGGGGTGGTGTTACTGAATTAGCAAAGCGTATTGGAAAGAGTGAGGAGTATGTATCCCATAGGATACAATTGCTAAGACTACCAGATAGTATAAAGCAGGAGATCAACAAAGGTAGGTTGAGTGTAAGCCATGCATTGGAACTGGTCAATCTAAGCCCTTCTATACAGGAGAAGATGGTTGATGCTATAATACAAGATAGGTTATCAGTGAAGGCTGTAAGAGAGTTGAAGAAGTTAGAATCTGAAGAATCTTACATAAGCGATAGGCGAACTTACATAAATGAGAAGAAGATACGTATACTCAAGAAGACTATAATAGCGCTCAAGCTCACACTTTACAGATTAGATTCTCTGATAGAAGAGACTAAGAAGACGCTTGAACCCGATGAGGCTGTAACTATTACAAACACTCTCATGCGTATTAGATTAACTGTACATAACCTCATAGATGAGGCCATAAAAGCCAAACATGATTTATAAACATCATGCCTAAAGCTAAATTTTATCAGGAAATAATATATTGATATAGTAATTATTTAATAGTCTACAACTATTGTCCTAACAATACTTTATCCTAGATGATTATTTGAAGGTATTGCCATATCAACGATGGGTAGATGGATCAAAATCTTCACTATTATATCTAGATTTATCTGTAATTATTAAAAGAAATAAGGCTGCTAAGATAAGCTTCCTGCTTCTTCAGTATAAATTCTACGCCCATAACTACCGTTGTATATCTATTCTTCTCATCCTTTATTAGGTAAGATAGATAATGAGAAGTCAATCAACAATACATGTACACACTCAATTAAGCTTACAAATAGAGGTATCGTTATACGCATTATGATCTAGAGTGATGCCCTTATAGGAGTGAAGCTGTGTATATACTCTTACCCTTCCAAGCAAGTCAGCACCATTCTAACTTCTCTGTTTGAGATCTTTGCAGTTAGTGTTAGTGCAAATGTTATACTTCACTATCTTCTTTGTTGTTACTATTGCTGCTTTATTGATTTTGAATCTAGTACTCTTTACCTCTACCATTAGATGATAATAGTAGTAGAGGAGCGATGAACCGAATTGGTGGTGGGGTCGGCCAGATTTGTAACCTCATTCCTATGTTCTTTTGCAGTCATTACCTAACAAAAGCAAAAGGTAAGATATAGGCTTTACTTTTTTTACCTGCCTTCCGCCTATACTATATTATAGCACTGACTAAATAAAGTTTGCTTCATATCTACTACTGCTGCTGTTACTACTATTGCTACTGATACTGCTGTACTGCTACTGCTACTGCTGTTACTACTATTGCTACTGATACTGCTGGGTGTTAGTGGTTGGTTGTTGAGGTAGAAGAGAGAAGAAGGGAGGGGAGAGTAAGGAGGAAGGGGAAGGAGAAAGAAAAAGAGGAGGGAAAGGAAGAAGAAGAAAAGGAAAGGAAAGGAAAGGAAAGAAGGCTAATGCGTCTACGAATAGTCTAGGCGGAGATAGGATAAGTAGAGATAGGAGAGTGGAACATAGCTGTCTGTATCTGTATCATTGTACCCGCCCTTGCGGGCGGGTCTGGGAGGAGGAGAGGGATTCCATTTCTAAAGCCGTTCTATCTTGTCACTAATTCCCTCTCCATATTATAATATAGAGAAAGAATGACAACATGGGAGGAAGCAAAGAAGGTCATTGAGGTAGAGCATGCCCTAGGAGTAGACCATATACCCATTAACCACTACTGGAATGACGAGAAAGGAGAATGGAACAAGACACCTTACAGGGGCTTTTCATTAGAGAAGCATTACTCATATGAGGAGTATAGCACTCTAGAGCAACTTGAGCATTATGCTAAAGATTACAAGTGTAATACCTTTGCCATAAGGCTAGGCAAGTTAAGGGATAGAGAGGAGTACATTATAGGCATAGACTGCGATAGTGCAGAGTATGCAAGGCTCATAGATTATGCATTAAGGGAAGAAGGGCTTGATACAATGAAGGAAACTACACCTAGAGAAGGTATGCACTTCTACTTTATCACTGATGATAAAGATAAAGATAAAGAGAATAGCACTATCAACATTGCTGAAGGTACTCCTCTTGATATCAAACTGTACTATGAGAGGAGGTACTTCCTGCATATAGGCAATGGCTACCACATTATTAACAGCATTGACAAGATAAGGACTGTTAAAGGCGAAACGCTGAAGGCTATAACCTCTCTGCTTGCAAGATTGGTAAGGTTATGCTATGCCCTTTCAGGATACTATAACAAAGGACAGAGGGACTACCTATGGTTCTACCTCTCAGGCTTAATGTGCAAGAGCGGTATTGCGCTAGAGGAGGCACTCAAAATATGCAGGTATACATGCCACTTCTTCAACGATGAGGAGGTGAAGAGCAGGCTAGCAGTGGTGGAGGAGACTTATAGTAAGGGCAGAGAGGATAAGGGGATCAAGGGATATGCAGGGTTGCAGGAGTTGGGCTTACCAGTGCATATCCTCCATGATATCTTTGGTAATGATAGGAGTAGCATACTGGATAACCTTAGAAGGATAGGCACAAAAGAGTACATGTTCGTTGTAGACTTCCTTCTGGAAGAGAATAGACAGCAAGTAGATAGGGCATTGTTCGTTAACGATTACAGGTATGTGTATGAGAGGGATGGAGAAGGTTACTGGATAGAATGGCATGATGGTGTATGGAGTGCTGAATATGCCCTATCCAGTTTAGCGGATAGACTGCACTCATACTGCATGAGCGTGAAGGAGGAGATAGAGCAAGAGATGAAGAAGTATGCAGATGACGATGCTATAAGGAAAGAGTTGGAAGGATACAGGGACTGTTTCTTACGTGTAATAAAGAGCAAGGCAAGTATCAATGAACTGATAGATACACTCTCCATCAGATTATACATAACTGATAACATGCTAGATAATCTGCATGGGAACGTAATCCTTTGCAGGAACTGTGCTATAGAGATAGCGCATAATGAGGTAAAGACAATTCCATTAGAGCAGATAAAATGGAACTATCCAACTAGAAGGCTTAATGTTAATTATGATCCAGATGCTAAATGCGATAGATTTAGAGAGTTTCTTATCACTATATGCAATGGAGATATTGAGAAGGCAAACTTCCTTATCAGGCTCATGGGACTCTTTCTGCAGAGGAGGAAGGAGGAGTACTGCTTCATATTCTATGGTGCAGGGGCAAATGGTAAGAGTACATTGCTTAAGGTAATTACCTCTCTGCTTGGTGATTATGCTAGATACTCAAACATAAGCCTCATAAATGCTAGGGAGGAGGAAGGGAAGAACCCTGAGTTGATATCAGCATGCAACAAGAACTTAATATGTGTATTTGAGCCTAAGCAGATATACCTGAATACAGCAAACTTGAAGGCAATTACTTCGCTAGAGCCTAAATCTGTTAGACCTCTCTATAGTATGCCTATAGAGGTTGTGCCAGATTTTCACTTGGTTATTGCTACAAACAACAAGCCCATAATCACTGAGTTCACACTTGGAATGCTAAGGAGGCTGGTAATGATCAAGTTCGATTATATAGTGCCAGAGGATAAGCGTATAGCCAACTATGCTGATATACTGCTAGAGGAGAGGTCAGGTATCCTAAACCTTATGATAGCAGGTTTGCAGGCAGTAATGCAGGAAGGTAGGTTAAAGATACCTGATATAGTGAAGAGGGAGACTGCAGAGTGGATATACGAACTGGATATACTGCAGGAGTTCATTGATCGCTATCTGGTAATGACTTACAACGATAGGGATATGCTAGAGTTCTCAGTAGTGTATGAGAGGTTCAAGTTCTTTGCACAATTGAAGGGTAAAGAGCAAAGACAAGAAGAGCAAGAGCAGGAAGAACCAATAATGACCAAGCAAGAGTTCAGCAAACGCATTAAGGATAAGGGCTTCACAACCACAAGGATTAAGAAGGTAACCTATATCTGCAGGGCAAAGTGGAAGGCTGACGCTGACTTCTCGATATTTGAAAGTGATAACAACAACAATGATAGTGGTAGTAGCAATAACACTATTACTAGCAATAATAGTAGTAGTGCTATAGATAGCGTAAACACAGACAATACTTCTACTGCTGTTGGCGATAATAGCAATAGCAATGGTAGTGGCAATAGTGGTAATGGTAGCAGTAGCAGTAACAGTAACAGTAACAATAACAGCAGTGGTAGTGGTAGTGGCAATAACACTATCAACATTAAGGAGAGGAGGGTATGGAGGATATCTGAACTACAACCTGTTATCAAGCATGTACAGCAACTATTCGTGGATATAGAGGGAGGGTACAGGTGCAGGTACTGTGATTATACACATAAGCAAGTAACATTGTACAATAAGCAAGTAAAGATAGGCGAACTGCATACATTGCCTGACCTCATACTCCATGTGTCTAACCCATTACTTGTAGCAATGCAGGAACTCCTTGAACATGTTGAAGAAGGAGTGCATGGAACTGGAGCAAGAGTAGATACTACTCCCTTACCTGCCTCTACTTCTTCTACTACAGGCATGGGCTAAACATGTCCTAGCGTAAGCTATTCTTTATAGAGAGAAACATTTATATGTAATATTAACAAAATAGGCTAAAGTTATTAACCAGTTTTGTTATTGGGCTAGTGGAACTAGGGGAACTAGGGTCATGCGGGATCAGAAAAAGTCTCTGGAAAATAACACAGTTACTACTTAGTCCCCTGTCTGTTATTTGTTAGCCCTTAGTCCTACCTGCTACCTACTACCTGCTTATGCTACCTTAGCCTACCCTCTCCTTTCCTATCCTACCCTTTCTCTTCTCTACTCTACTGAAGGGAACTAAGGAACTATGAGTAAGCGTGTAAATCTTGATAATGAAAAGAGTGTTAGTAGAAAGAAGAGAAGAGAGAGGTTAGGAGAGATTTTTTATGTTGCGCATAGGTGCTAGTTCCACTAGTTCCACAGCATAGGTAGAAAGAAGAATGGAGGAAGAAAGGAGAAGGAGAAGGAGTAATAGAAAGGAAGAGAATAGGAGGAGAGTAAGAGAAGAGGAGAGAAGAGGAGAGAGAAGAGGAAAGGAGAGAAGAGGGTGAGAAAGATTGTAGATTGCTGTTAGTCTATCGCTAATTCACCCATTAAACCAATCACTCATGCCTTTATATACCACTTCAGCACTATTAAGCATATGCTAAGCAATGAGGAGCTGAAGAAGAAACTTTTGGACATGCTTGAAAAGGATAAGGAGTTTAGGCATGCTGTAGCAGGGGCAATAGGCTACAAGGAGATACTTGATAGGATAGCAAGGGTTGAGGAGGAAATGAGCAAGAGGTTCTTGGAGTTAGAGGCTGATATGAATAAGAGGTTTGCAAAGGTAGATGAGAGGTTTGCTACTATGCAGGAGGAAATGAATAAGAGGTTCTTGGAGTTGGAAGAGAGAATAGTAAAGGTTGAGGAGGAGATAAGGGATCTAAGGAGAGAGACCAATGCCTTAAGGGAAGAGACTAATAGGTTAAGACAGGATATGATTGAAGGCTTTAGGAGGCATGATGAGGAGTTCAAGAGGGTATGGGAGAGTATAGAGAATCTTAGGAGGGATATGCAGGAAGGGTTTAAGCGTATAGATAAGAGGTTAAGATCCATAGAGACATACATGGAGAGAACCTCTCTAACACTTGAGGAGGAGGCTAGAGACGTTATAGAGCATATACTAAAGGGGAAAGGGTTAACATTAAGCCTATCTAGATTAGAACTACCAGATATTGAAATAGACATATATGGTGTAGATACAGAGTACTGTATTATAGGAGAGGTTAAGACTAGGGCAAGCCCAAATGTTATTGAGCGTGTAGATAAGGATATAGCAACGTTATGCTCAAGATATCCTCAATATATAAGGGAGAAGGTAATAAAGGTGATATATGCTATGCAGGTTACTCAAGTTGCTGTAGAAGAGGCAAGGAAGAGTAACATATGGCTTGTTACAGCAAAGGGAGAGCTTACAGAGTTTAAGGTTACAAGTAGATAGAATTAATGAAGGAAGAGAAAAGAAATCTCCCTTCCCTTCTCTCCCTTCCCTTCTTCTCTACCATTATCTACTGTGAAGTGCCTAATCTGCGAGATAGACTTTGCATTTGATAAGGGGAAGGGTGAAGGGATAAGGTATAGAGGCAAACCTATATGCAATGAGTGCCTGCTTAACTTAACTGTTGCCTTCCTTGATAAGCATAAGGAGAGGATAAAGAGATACCTGAGGCAAGAGGTAATGCTAGAGCATTATTATCCATAAGCGAAGGAGGTAGAGGAAGAAGAAGGAGATACTGGTTACTGGTATGGTTGTTAACTACTAGCAAGGAAGTCATGCTATACCCTTACTATACTCTTTATCCTCTACCCCTACCCCATTTTAATCTAGATTTAGGAGGGGGTGGGGGTGAGGGTTGTTGAGTAATAAGTGTGGCTAAAAGGCAGATACTGGTATGGTTGCTAATTAACTAGAAAGAAAGGAGGAGAGAGGGAATGAATGAGGATCTGGTGATCTACTACTAGAAGCCCTTGTTACTGGAGAGGCGTTGAGGCAAGCAAAGGTAGATAGGAGGCTTACCATAATCTACAAGAAGAGGGAAGTACCTTACGAGCCTGTCTAAACTCACTTGTGGATACGTATCTGTTCGTGCTCCTTCAGCGTAGGTATAGGCTAGAAACTAGGATAGGCAATAGTAATAGTAAAGTCACTGTTGATACGGTGTCAGTGTATTTAGACGCTAGTACATGCGTAGTAAAGGCAGTAAGGTATGACGAGATATGGCTATAACAGTTTACATATGGTGAGGAGGCCTAACACTAATGGTTGGAGTATTAACTCCTTTATGTAAAGGTTAATACAAGGTAACAGTAATGGTATAGTATATCAAGGCTATTACAACGGTACTATTTTGCAATTCTCCTATATTAGAGTGGTTTACTGTCCTATAGATCAACTAAGGATAGACAATGCCTCGTTAGGCGTTATTACTTCAATACCATATCTCTTAAACATATCCTTTTTGTTTAAAAGATCTGAGTCCGTAGTTATAATATATTTAGGATTAGTAGCGATTGCTAGAGCACTCTTAACTACAAGCCTATCAGCTTCATCTTTAATCTCCTTAAGTTCGGGTATATTGCCACCTTCACGTCTATTAACCTTTGTCTCATGAAATAATAGTATGTGTAACGGATTAATTATAAGCACACCAAGCTGATTACGTTTATACTTATCTTGTAAGATCTCTAGCTTTTTTCGTAGATGATTTAGATACTGAGGATGAAAAATGAGTTTATGACATTTTCGTATAATTATATCTAATAAGGTAAAAGTATCCATCATTTTATTGGCTGCCATTTTATCATCTGCCGAAAGAAAAACACTTATAATGAATTCATCAACTACAAGATCCATAGCACACTATCTCTCTACTCACTCACTATGCTTTTCTACTTTGCTTTTTACAATAGCGTTTATATACTGTGTAGTAATATCCCAATCTACCTCAAAGAACCCTTCTATGCCTCCCTCTATCTGTCCTATCTCATTTATCTTTAACATCTTTGCCTTAGCAGATAACCCTTCCTTCTGCATTGAATATATTGCAACATCATCCTTGCTAGATAAGCCTTCTGCTATACTTACAAGTACACCCAATAGCAGATGCTCACTATGTGTTGTAATCATTACTTGCTTACTCTCTTCTTTTAAGATTTTAGGTAGATGTCGTCCTAGTTCAAAGAGTAACTTTGGATGCATATTTACCTCTGGCTCCTCTAACAATAGTAGTTTAGTCTCCTTATTTGCAAGCATTGAGAATATATAGACAAGTCTATTAATGCCAGCACCATCCAACACTATTGGAACCCTTATTATTTTATATCTACTTTCTAACTTCATTAGGTTGCCTGGCAATGTTTTAACTACCATATCAGTATCGGTTATAGCCTTGCACCATGTAGCGACCTTCTCCTCTATATCACTATAGAGGGCAAGTATGTTTATTAGTTGAAGATCTGTTAATGTAAGCTGATTGTAATCTATAGATGCGCCATATCCATATGACCATGATCTAAAGTAGTTCCTATTACTTATGAAGTATATGCCCCTAATGTAGGTTAGATGTGGATTAAGATCTTTTAATTGTTCTATTTGAGGTAATTGTTCTGCTGCCTGTAGTGTGATACCGTTCCATATAACCTTGTAGTTACGATCCAAACTTATCTCACCATTAACTGTAACATTTAAAGGGTATGGAAGTGTGAATTCAACATTCATCCCCTTTAATAGGGAAGAGCTTAGGCTGGCTTTGCATCTGTATTTGCTAAATACAACTGTATAGGATATTGGTATATCAGCATCAACATCTATACCAACCTCAATATTCTTCTCAGTATCATGTTTATACACTAGTTCCTCATACCTTCCCAAATTAAGATAATCTATGTCTGTAAAATTTCCAAGGATATCAAGATTTAATAAATTGCTTTGGACTACGAACTTCTTAAGCAGTAGTAATGCTTGGAGTATAGATGATTTACCAGAACCGCTAGGTCCAATCAAAATAGTTAAAGGTCTAACTTCCATCTCAATATCTTCTAAGCATTTGAAGTTCTTTACTCTTATCTTCTTAAGAGGCATACCAGATAGTATAGTTAAGAATATAAAAAGTTTTATGGCGAAGGGGTCTTTTTCCGCATAACTATGTAAAGTATGTAGTGATATAGACAATAAACGAGCATGTTTCGTAAATTTAAACGGTTTATAATGCTAATGGTGTTAAGGAAACTATATTCTTTTAGTTATGCAACAAAGCTATACATATAATATAAGATAACACTTAAATTTTGAATATAAAGTAGTTATAGAGAGTATTTATGTCGTTGAGGAACGCGGGTATTACTGGTTTGAGTTTTGAGGGTCGTGGCGAAAGGATTGCTAGGGAGTTTTATATTCCTGTTTTGAGGCAGTCTGTTGCTTATGATCGTGCGACTGGTTACTTTTCTGTTGAGGCTTTGGTTCATGCGGCTAGTGGTGTTGCTGGTCTGATAAATAATGGGGGCAGAATGCGGCTTGTTTTGGGGGCCCATGATGTTCCGATGGAGCTTTGGGAAGCGTATAGGCTGTATATGGTTTCAGGTAGAGATGTTGTGAATGAAATAGGCAGGCGCATTGCCGAGAACTTGGAAAGAATCGAAGACATCCTGGTGAAGAGGCGTCTGGAGGCTTTGGCTTGGATGTTTAAGCAGGGAATATTGGAGGTTAAAGTTGTTTTACCCCGTCATTTGTATTTAGGGCAGACTGGAATATTTCATTATAAAGTATTGATCTTTAAGGATAGAGAAGGAAATATCATTGCAGCTGAAGGTAGTGCTAACGAAACTGAACCGGCTTATACGGTGAACGGCGAGCGCATTGTTGTTTTTTATTCTTGGCGAGATGGTGATAAAGAAAGGGTAGATGATCTTGTGCGTTCTTTTGAGCGTATTTGGAATGGTGAACATCCTGATTTTGAGGTTTTTAATTTACCTGAGGCTGTTTATCGTGCTATTGTTAAGTTTGCACCAAAAGCCCCATCTGATCCCAGTCCGGAGCAGACGATTAGGGGATCCAGAGTTGAGAGATTTTTGCCTGTGTGTCGTTTTGTAAGGATTTTGCCAAAGGTTCGTTGCTTGGCGCATATGGGTCTTGGTCCAGTTAGGCTTTACCCCCACCAGGTTCGGGCTGTTAATTTAGCTAGGGAACGTTATCCATTTCGTATTTTGTTTGCTGATGAGGTAGGCTTGGGCAAGACTATTGAAGCAGGAGCCTGTATTAAGTTGTTGTGGACTACTGGTTATGTTCGCAGGGTTTTGGTTTTGGCTCCTAAGAATGTTACTAGGCAGTGGTGGGATGAGATTCGTGGAAAGTTTGGGCTCCCGGCTTATTTATTGAAGCCTGGAAAGCCAAACGTATTTGTTGCTCCTGACGGCAAAGAGTTTCAGGTTGATGGTAATCCATTTGATGCTGCTGATCTGATTGTAGCTTCTTGGCATTATGTGCGTGGACGTAGAGGATCTGAGCCTGAATTGTTTAAGGCTAGGAGCTTCGACCTAGTTTTGATTGATGAGGCTCATGCAGCAAGGATCACTAGGTCTGAGTTTGCTTCACCTAGACCTACTAGGCTTTACGAGTTGGCTATGGCTTTGTCATCCTTGACCCCGCATGTTTTTCTTTTGACAGCTACCCCTCTGCAGTTGAACCCGTTGGAGATATTAGATCTGCTTCGAATTTTGGGATTAGGTGGACCTTGGGTTCATGAAGATTCCTTTATGAGGTATTACCATGCATTGAATCGAAGTCCTACAGAACGTAGTTATGATGATTGGCTCCACCTATTTAATTTGATCTCATGGTTTGCTAAGACCTATCTTGAGGATAGGCATAGAGAGGTTGTTATCACCAAGTTTTTTGGTGATTTTGAGGACAAGGAACTATTATTGCGGATTGTTAATTCTGGAGATGCTGAAGCTTTTAAGGCATTTTTAAGGCGTTTAGATGCTCAGATGCTGGATAGTCTGGATAGGGTTTTCCGAGGTTTGATGCCCACCTCTTGGTTTATTGTTAGGAACACCCGAGAGTGGCTTAAGAAAGAGGGTTATAGATTTCCTAAGAGGGAGATTGAAAATGTTGACGTTTCATTGGATGAGAGTCATACTGCTTTGTTGGAGGAGCTCGATGATTATTTGGCAAATTATTATAATGCTTATATGAGTTATTTGAAAGATGATGAGCGTAGAGGTTTTGGTTTGATTAGGGCTGTTTACCATCAGCGTTTTGTGAGTAGTTTTGCTTCTGCATATCATACTGTTAAGCGTAGACGTGAAGCTTTGGAGGCTCTATTGGAGGGCGATGAAGAACGTCTCCATGAATTGATTATGGATATGCTTGAGGAGATCAGCGAAGAGATCGATGAGGAGGAGCTTTTGGAGGTTATGAAGACTATCGTTAATCGGACACGTGGCTTAGTTGAGAAAGAATTAGATAAGTTAAGGAGTTTGGAAAGTAGTCTCTCAGTCTATAGTAGGGCCGTTAGTGCTAGTGACGACCCTAAATTGTGCAACATCAGGAACGTAGTTGAGAAACTTCGCAATGAGGGTAGGAAAATTCTTATTTTTTCGAAGTTCACGGATACTG includes the following:
- a CDS encoding ParB/RepB/Spo0J family partition protein; the encoded protein is MYKELENRLADSVVENVEIRLIRTSRYSIRHNTELEMNKIKELASSIQQHGLLQPILVRPVEHELEVVAGHRRLHACKSLRWRTIPCIIRELNDKEAYEIQLVENIQRQTLDPLEEAEAFSKYVMEYGWGGVTELAKRIGKSEEYVSHRIQLLRLPDSIKQEINKGRLSVSHALELVNLSPSIQEKMVDAIIQDRLSVKAVRELKKLESEESYISDRRTYINEKKIRILKKTIIALKLTLYRLDSLIEETKKTLEPDEAVTITNTLMRIRLTVHNLIDEAIKAKHDL
- a CDS encoding phage/plasmid primase, P4 family, with the protein product MTTWEEAKKVIEVEHALGVDHIPINHYWNDEKGEWNKTPYRGFSLEKHYSYEEYSTLEQLEHYAKDYKCNTFAIRLGKLRDREEYIIGIDCDSAEYARLIDYALREEGLDTMKETTPREGMHFYFITDDKDKDKENSTINIAEGTPLDIKLYYERRYFLHIGNGYHIINSIDKIRTVKGETLKAITSLLARLVRLCYALSGYYNKGQRDYLWFYLSGLMCKSGIALEEALKICRYTCHFFNDEEVKSRLAVVEETYSKGREDKGIKGYAGLQELGLPVHILHDIFGNDRSSILDNLRRIGTKEYMFVVDFLLEENRQQVDRALFVNDYRYVYERDGEGYWIEWHDGVWSAEYALSSLADRLHSYCMSVKEEIEQEMKKYADDDAIRKELEGYRDCFLRVIKSKASINELIDTLSIRLYITDNMLDNLHGNVILCRNCAIEIAHNEVKTIPLEQIKWNYPTRRLNVNYDPDAKCDRFREFLITICNGDIEKANFLIRLMGLFLQRRKEEYCFIFYGAGANGKSTLLKVITSLLGDYARYSNISLINAREEEGKNPELISACNKNLICVFEPKQIYLNTANLKAITSLEPKSVRPLYSMPIEVVPDFHLVIATNNKPIITEFTLGMLRRLVMIKFDYIVPEDKRIANYADILLEERSGILNLMIAGLQAVMQEGRLKIPDIVKRETAEWIYELDILQEFIDRYLVMTYNDRDMLEFSVVYERFKFFAQLKGKEQRQEEQEQEEPIMTKQEFSKRIKDKGFTTTRIKKVTYICRAKWKADADFSIFESDNNNNDSGSSNNTITSNNSSSAIDSVNTDNTSTAVGDNSNSNGSGNSGNGSSSSNSNSNNNSSGSGSGNNTINIKERRVWRISELQPVIKHVQQLFVDIEGGYRCRYCDYTHKQVTLYNKQVKIGELHTLPDLILHVSNPLLVAMQELLEHVEEGVHGTGARVDTTPLPASTSSTTGMG
- a CDS encoding AAA family ATPase — translated: MSISLHTLHSYAEKDPFAIKLFIFLTILSGMPLKKIRVKNFKCLEDIEMEVRPLTILIGPSGSGKSSILQALLLLKKFVVQSNLLNLDILGNFTDIDYLNLGRYEELVYKHDTEKNIEVGIDVDADIPISYTVVFSKYRCKASLSSSLLKGMNVEFTLPYPLNVTVNGEISLDRNYKVIWNGITLQAAEQLPQIEQLKDLNPHLTYIRGIYFISNRNYFRSWSYGYGASIDYNQLTLTDLQLINILALYSDIEEKVATWCKAITDTDMVVKTLPGNLMKLESRYKIIRVPIVLDGAGINRLVYIFSMLANKETKLLLLEEPEVNMHPKLLFELGRHLPKILKEESKQVMITTHSEHLLLGVLVSIAEGLSSKDDVAIYSMQKEGLSAKAKMLKINEIGQIEGGIEGFFEVDWDITTQYINAIVKSKVEKHSE
- a CDS encoding DEAD/DEAH box helicase; translated protein: MSLRNAGITGLSFEGRGERIAREFYIPVLRQSVAYDRATGYFSVEALVHAASGVAGLINNGGRMRLVLGAHDVPMELWEAYRLYMVSGRDVVNEIGRRIAENLERIEDILVKRRLEALAWMFKQGILEVKVVLPRHLYLGQTGIFHYKVLIFKDREGNIIAAEGSANETEPAYTVNGERIVVFYSWRDGDKERVDDLVRSFERIWNGEHPDFEVFNLPEAVYRAIVKFAPKAPSDPSPEQTIRGSRVERFLPVCRFVRILPKVRCLAHMGLGPVRLYPHQVRAVNLARERYPFRILFADEVGLGKTIEAGACIKLLWTTGYVRRVLVLAPKNVTRQWWDEIRGKFGLPAYLLKPGKPNVFVAPDGKEFQVDGNPFDAADLIVASWHYVRGRRGSEPELFKARSFDLVLIDEAHAARITRSEFASPRPTRLYELAMALSSLTPHVFLLTATPLQLNPLEILDLLRILGLGGPWVHEDSFMRYYHALNRSPTERSYDDWLHLFNLISWFAKTYLEDRHREVVITKFFGDFEDKELLLRIVNSGDAEAFKAFLRRLDAQMLDSLDRVFRGLMPTSWFIVRNTREWLKKEGYRFPKREIENVDVSLDESHTALLEELDDYLANYYNAYMSYLKDDERRGFGLIRAVYHQRFVSSFASAYHTVKRRREALEALLEGDEERLHELIMDMLEEISEEIDEEELLEVMKTIVNRTRGLVEKELDKLRSLESSLSVYSRAVSASDDPKLCNIRNVVEKLRNEGRKILIFSKFTDTVDIIRDFISQWLGPEKVGTYTGRRGELWDSEKRCWYTCEKEVVSRALERQVDVLVCSDAASEGLNLQAASAIVNVDMPWNPAKVEQRIGRVDRIGQTADVVRVVNVWYPNTYEAKMYKVLFERHHIWWVIVGPASGIIEQRLVEAFEGGLRGDKLEKRIMEVVEQVERSKDEAVRLARIFPEDVPLNPTFTEVEVSRVLERFVRLCCEALGMRLVKRGDLLFVEPLERLPVTVRSFVENGLSLSPGRPDALVPGHPFVQWLASELELYADMPEKVPFSVYGVGGEDGLLDVYIVEPDGRPERLDDAKRVVELFGRLMDLVEGGC